TTTTTGAGCTTATAAAGCATTAATTGTTTTCCCAAACAACTTTGCCACGTGGTTATTGAAAGCCGTGAGTTTGCTTGTTAGTTCATTATAAAGCAATAATGACAAATTGTAAACTTCTAGTCTACTCAAGATGATTTAACTGCAATTGAAGCCAACATACAACATACTGGCATCTAGCATTCACAACAATTGAAGGAACATAACACACACAAAACCAAACATTTATTTGTATAACCAGTAAGTCTATAAGGAGCTTGTATAATAGTTATACTTGATGTTAGTTATTACTAACTCTTCATAGGCTTTACTCACTTTATGTATACCAAGACCACATACACTGATACACATCTATTTTATGGTAGCTCAATTCTATAGCGATCAACTTTCAAAACCAACCACTCTATTCGTATAATTACGAAAAGTAAGCGCCAATAATCTCATACTCAATTCtaaagttataaatttatatttcattttgtttattatagGTAATCGGAGTAACACAAAGTCAAACACCATAGAGTATTCCTTAATAGAACTTCATTGAATAGTAAATCAATAAATCCCtagtcaaaaatcaaaatgatagTGCAGTTTATGATTAGTCAACAgttattttaaaacatatttgagaAAACATAAGACTGTAAGCATAAGTTAGCTTTTTTGTAGAAAACATATAAAATGATACTAAATAAGTCCTTTGTTTTTGACGAGCTACATATAAGATATCCAAGAATAGCTAGTTGAGAGTTAAAAGTATAAACAATAGCAAATGACTACAGAGTGAAAGCAAAAGGGAAAAACAAGCATATCTTGATCAGATGATTGCAAATGTTCCAACTTAAAAAATACTTGCTATAAGAGAGAATTGGAAAAATACTCATCAATGGTTTCTTGGTTCCGATAAGACATTTCTTGATTCATATTCTCATAGTAATGCAATTTGTCACATAAGCGAGCAATCTCAAAGTTCTTCGCTTCTGGCCGAGCCTCCATCTCTGCCTTAGCATCAGCTTTTGTAACCCCTCTCCTAATAGATTCTGACACAAAACGTGTCAGTTTGATGTGTCGACAAAGGTCCTTCGAAGGATCGGACTCTAATTGGTTATCCTCTGTTAAAAATGGTAAAATTTGATGGAAGTCTCAACCCTACTGCCCATAGCTTCTCTCGTAACATTTGCCATTGTTGTTGCATACTCTGTAGAGATTCTTCTAATTGCTTTCTCTTTTCAATCTCCATTATCAAGCTCAGTCTCATTTCTCGTAACTCGGTCTCAACATCATTAAGTGAACGTTGTGCTTGCACCCCACCATCAGAGGAGATCTCTAAAGCAAAAGAAATGAGTGAGCACAAAAATCTCAATACCATAGGGGGAAATGAAGCATTCAATTATGAAAACGAAAGTCTCAAGAAGGTTcaacaatataaaacaaatgaaaaatataatgcaaaagatgaacacaaatgtttatgaggtatcttgaatacctccccctcaaaaatggtttattataattaattcaataatttcaagtataataaacctcccttatcttgagaacaatctctcaagaccacaaatactaaagcaaagtaagaacactctcaagtttctaacaatgcaatagccctctcaacaatatatGTGTTTTTTGTGGTGTATGTTattatgagtgatgaatcctatttataggcaagatattcatcactcttagtattccctcataaatcaccataaactcacatgtaacatcCCAATTAACAATCTAATTAACCATGACAATAAagattacaataaacaatagagtaatgcactaCATGATTGTATAGTgactacaaattctgaccaaaaacaggATCCAAGGTAGTCTGCTGGacttccgctcgaccgagccactacctcgctcggtcgagcgagcttccagtgaagctactgacttgttctggaCATCTTGCTTGACCGAGCCaacaccgctcgaccggtcgagcaatactttactcgatcgagcggttggtcgagccactcacagtctgtttctttatttgttgctttgatcaagcaactcttatcaatcgttccaaaccttaaatcacccatattcgacacatctttatcgaccctctctaaagtacaagacaaagcatgttcgattatatgtttaaagttaacgtcatcattaagattattggcacttgctttaacaaatTAAGTGGAAAATACAATCTaaaaatcaaatccaaaaaaGACTTCTGCAAATAGATAGCTACAGTAACAAGTTATGTTCATACCACAATGTTAATaatccataatttaaaatgGATGATAAGTTTTGTTACCAACAAGATAAACCTAACCTAATATCGTCTCATAGTCATCATGGAGTAAAATTAAACCAGTATCAGTTTATgaacaaacaataatataaagaaAGTAAGGCAGCGGAAGAATTGAAGAAAAGACGATACACATCATGTTTCCAGCAACTGCTACGCTCTAAGAGAATACTCCATTCAACTCATAATTTGTCATTCCTCATTACATAATACGTATTTATAATAATCAAGCCTAACAACCAGTTACAATGTTCTTCTAGAATGACCTCAAAAGAAACTCTGACCCTCTCACAACACCCACCTAAGGAAAATAATTTGACACACCTTTTATTCTGTTAAAGCTATTGAGATACGACAAGTAGGAGCATATAAGTTTCTTCATAAGGACAACCTGAACTCAAGAGTCGGAGGGATAGTTAATTATTCATCTTCTTTAAGATGTACATTGCAAGTTTAAAAGAAAGTAAGTGCATGCTCTATCACAATTAACCAATTATTGGCTCTATGTTCCTAACAAAGTAACAGGAATGGAGTTTCTCTGAGGCTATGACTATGTCATTGTAGTGAGAACAATTAAGCTACAAGACCCTGCCTCTACGCTCCATAAGGTCCATATCAAGAACATATATGCAATGAGTGGGAGTTTAGAGTTGATCAAAAGAAATAATGTCACACTAATCATGTACTGAAGATATAAACATGAAGGTATAGAATGTCAAAGCCAAATTTCATTCATAACACCAACTAAGACCAGCCTCAGGTAGGGCTTTCCCAATGCAAGGTGCAACGCCAACCCCTTCAATTATTACATTTACTTAAGTTATGGCATATGAAATGAAGAATGTGCTTATTTTTCTGCGACCTTTCTCATTCAACATTCGAACACCATCAAAAAATACTTTGAGCCAACTCACACCAGTTCCCACAAACACACCTATCCACACTTAAGCAATTTATAAACAATATCAAATCAATGTACGGACTATTAAAATAGCTTAAGTTATAAATCATTATCAACCAATTTAATCGACTTCGTTCAACAATTAAACTTCAAAACAGAACTCAAAACTCCCTAAAATAGTACTTAATTAATCaatacttcattgttcaatcgTCATATTGAACGTAATAAAGATACAACAAATACCTGATAAGTTTCctcatttttttcaataaatacCTGATacagaaaatcaaattcaaatcaacAATTAAAGAATTTCTCCTGGCTCCTAACTGATGACAAGGCCTAAAGACACAATATGTCCAAGATCCACTCATTACCATAAAGTCAAGAATCTTTTTTCTAATTGGAAATCCTTCCACTTTTTTCTAATTGGAAAGAAAAGGCAAAGAAATACGGATCAAAAATCAAGAAGCTAAGCAAACCCATGAAAAAATGgaagattgaaataaataagattaattagcattttaattccaagtataagattgagataaacttatgtcccaaaataagcttccgtacgtccGAGCCTAGcttcgggtaagtcgctgttagtaacagcgacttaagggaaaaaaaataaataaataaaaagttgtaagtcgctgttactaacagcgacttatagctttatttttattttttttttaaatttaaaaactaaactagccgttgttaattagaaaaatagccgttataatgtaaaaatagccgttgtaatgttgttgtataaatagGTCCATCATTTCTTATACTTCATTTTATCCATTCTAGATCATTCTTATTCTTTTCCATCAATTGTTAAAGTTAACATAAggtattttgttagttttattattgtaaatgtaaacattatttttgaaagttcactaacgttaatatattatatgtattatgtagatgtcaaaggagcattgtattgaagagctttgtgattgtggttatgaagttgagattaataatgattggagcgacttcgatccagggcgtgaatttgttgctttccctttctacttggctgacggattaggatgcacatactttcgctggattgctccggagggtacaaaatggcagagagacttaataataaggcttgagaaggaaaaacaagagcttaaagatgaggtatttaatctaaagagacaaatggatgatatggcacataggaaagaagagactgaaagaattatgaaaaagttaactaagccttcttagttagcgacggtagtttaacttaatgcatgaagtatgtaattggatttggatttgttgaacttgcttgaaattgtgttgaatgttgaatagcaacatccttatttgaatatgattgtatgtttttgattaaatttatgcTGCATTGttcgcggaatgattcatcgcccaaAAGTTTGAGTAGTTAACATCAATTCactcataataaacgtgtgatactacggtaaaaatatatacatgtaaatatatgttacaatttacacacAAAAGACCAACAGTTACAaatgagtatgtacaaatgttcaataattacaaaactattgtaatgctaatcctcctcctgtaccctgtctaattgtgacggtttacgacgccttcTACCATAGTAAGATgcagtcgcatgacgctcgggtaggggaagGGATTGATAGtttgatgatgtggcaccctgtgaggacccgacacAGTAGTCCGGacacgttaagtcaacctcctcaagatgaacgtcgggtTGATGAGCAGATGACTCGTACGCGTACGTAGTGGTGTGGGGCGCAGTTACTtccggaatgaagtgttgaaactgcgtgccttggagtatgccttgggcaatctcccgtacgggctcctcttgggaggagccgatgactgatgcaatgccctgtgcctgcagtaagacttaattattaatgaaatgtttaaagtgtaagttgtaaggataataattaaagttgaagaatacttacaaagtgtgtcatcgtcggtgctgcagGATTGTACTGGGATGCCGCcaagatacctcgtggtgtTATCCATCGGCGagtaatggagaggaaccacggcatgtaatccgccgtagtaggtgcgcctgcagcctcgatcggcgcaccttgggcaaGCAGAtctagcctgtgctcccaacgagcgacatgCCGCCAGTTCACCTCTATCCAGTTCTTGGGATCCCGACCCTTGCGAGAGTGGTGGAGCTCCGCTTCTGTGTCGCATGGaggcgggatgccctgtaccatcccaaattggcgcagtacgcgctcagggagatgcacttcgaccatgtcgaagcagatcagaggtacagatgctctccacgcccctgacaatatgcccgagtgctgaggcaatgcagcgtatgcctcagcggggtaagggtcccatagAAACTAAACGTGAAAATTCGATTAATAAATTACTCAATTTGATACTTATAAAACAAGTTGTGGTGAAGTTGTTACCTGGTCAGCACGTAATAGATCGAGCtgatcgcggtagaaccccacgcccGATCCAGTGTGGGTCCTTGATCGtctttcaaaggaccaccgcgatccatatGGCACATGCGGGGGAGGAAGCagtggtggcgcaaatgcaccacgacccacactcctcatcggttgaccaatgagaacaTGCTCCCATGCCCAAAGCTAAGAATTATCATTATAAGTAAGTAAAAGAGGTACAACAATATTATTACATGTAGAGTAagcattataatttattattacctGTAGAATAATCAGGGGAccagcgatctccttcacgttcttctgtgaagcttcacaaagtctcctgtacagatacgctagggctgccgaaccccagctgtacccggagatgacctcccatggcgcatcaagcaacgtcaagtacaatagttgtactcggttgccagtcttgtcggagaacaagacagcaCCAATCAGATAAAGGAGATACGCCCTAGCGTATCTCTCAACGGTGGCgtcatcagcaccttcagggagTTGCGAGAAGTTTTGTGCAAGCCATGTTACACGCAGGCTACTCCCTTTGGTTACCTCAGCCGGAGGTCGCACTCCTAATACTCTATGGACTTTATCTTGCCAGCTTTCAAACTGGCGTACATCGATGCACacggcatgtccctcgatgggaagccgtgtaagaacagctacgtcaagtaacgtgacggtagcctcacctataggtaggtggaaggtatgagtctcctggcgccaccgctcgactaaagccgtgaGCAGCGCCCGATCGACTCTCCCGTACGCGATCAGGTGGAAGTCATGCAATCTCGCAAGCTGAAGGTACGGGACGATCCGTGCGTCAATCGCCCATGGAGCTGAAtcgggatgcctggtgtatatggtTTCCGTATCGGACACCTAAATCAAAATATTACGTTAGCTTCAATTTAAAGTATTATGAAGTAATAATTTCAAAAGGGGTAAGCTCAATGACCTGTACATCCCATAGCACACTGCTCCTGTGACTCGCCTGCATCGTAAGGACACTAGGGTCCagagggcctggagctgctggatccatctcacctgcaattaattaataagtaagTCTTATATAATCCTTACtttatatactcaaatatatatactatttaccttgacgtgcaagttctagtATTATGACCGTCAATACCACACCGTCGACAAGCGTTGCGTGTTCGCGATCCTTCGTCCATCTCGTTCGCGATCCTCCTGGACTTAGGTCTTCCTAAACCAcgaatgtgatctggatcgtgtaacacctcaacaccggtgtattgaggccatgcCCTCTTATCAATTAACGGCAAGAATATGCATTCATACGTGTTAACATAGCTCTGGGTCTTGTAGCAGGAGTCCATAAATCGCTCATAGGATAAGTGTCGTTTAATGCATacggcaagaacatgagaacaaggtaagtgaaATATGGAcggtttgttacaagtgcatttcatctcgctcatatccacactttgtattttaccacccttggccgatcctctattaccacgcccagtcttaacttggaaaaggcctcgtctgtagtcaaatgcgatgatctcatggtagtttgccttctcggtgttacgggtgataattctagtggcgtgtgaagtgtacATGTTTCCCCCAATTAACCACGCGTTTGCATTCTCGCgtctttttacaaaataatcattaacacgaTAGAAGGTAAACTCCACAAGAGTGGTTATCGGCAAGAAACGcacacccttcatcacgttattgaataCTTCGGCCAAGTTCGTATTAGTAACACCGTACCTATACCCTCCATCgtgacatattgaccatttagacatatcaccaacttcatcaatccaaaaaagtGCTTCACGATTAACAACACCAAtggccttcaatccctcgaCGACTTTATTGGGTTTTCTTTGCTCTGCAGTCCTACCaaacattttcttcaacttcacattacccatttgacgATTGAAGTTGCTTAACAAATGCctcaagcaaaacctatgatgggcgtttggaggttgccattccggctcctccatagttgctagaatgcccgcatgcctatcggaaataacgcataaccctggactatgcatcacatgcttacgaacacagcccataaaccaagaccacgcggctatgcattctttttcgaccaaagcaaaggcaagcgggaatattcccttgttcccatcttgggcaatcgcagtcaacaacgtattgcgatacttaccatacaaatgtgttccgtcaatggcaataacgggtttgcaatacttaaatccctcaatactaggttggaaagcccaaaacacacgttggaaagttctaatactaggacggacatACACACtgacatcattatcttccttaaagaaccactcaactacggtACCGGGGTTTGAAATTTGCAGTGCCTTCAggaagcgtggaagaagaggataagaatcttcccacgtaccatagatggagagaagggcttgctgtttagcacaccaagcccgcttataggtcacttccaCACCGAATTGGTCTTTGACCATTTGCCGGACAACAgaaaccttaattgatgggtcttgagcaacacaatttctaatacgattgttaatcacggaagatgtcaaatgaatgtgcccAGCTGACACGTTTTCAGTACTTAAAATACAACCCCCGTGCCTCCCTTTATAAGTAATTATCTCCCATGACGGTGAATAGGAGgtcttcctagccctaagcctccaaccacaccctctcttacacttcaacgtgagcacggtttgatttgaagtctcagttctgtactcaacgttcctacgaatatgatacaatctaacagcgtctaacaaggcatccttgttgtcaaacatcatacccttttgaaactctccttcgtcggtgtaggttgtatcacaatcccaagacctccaagagttgtcctcaatgtgttcatctagagggggaaccagtgcatagggtgtaggggcaacgattgttggaatgtttcctaaagtcatgtcattagctagagcctcctcgtcaatacccacatcatcctcagaaggagcttcaacgaattcattactctcactattaacatcatcccaaggctcatttgtatcttgtaAGTTAAAAGTAACATCATTTGACACttgaaattgaacttgattgggttcattacaaggataagaggaagatggcataaagggattttgggtttcttgggtagggaagggcgtatgagaaggagcagaaggagttatattcataaatgcatttgtttccactACGTTCACATCTtcgttccctaggggtacctcttctacatataactctaaagaaggactaggggtagaccttgaatactcccacattgcatctatagcctcctcatcctcaaccggaaaagctaacaaatctccactcagattgtatttaaaacttaaattaacagtacttcttgtagtgtcaatgccaatcctagagcatataaaatgtttaaattcattcaaatccatgtatgagttgcatgcaaacagtttacgttttcccccaacatacttaacattattactagttgatcgaattgaaccattccaaaagcatacaacggtgacacgaaatgaagccatttctacaacaacacataaaaaatcaacatcaccatcaacttcataaatatatgaccactattCATTTtacattcaactaataattctgaaacaaacttttaaaagtgaggatcaatgtaaataacaactacatttgaCATAA
This Amaranthus tricolor cultivar Red isolate AtriRed21 chromosome 13, ASM2621246v1, whole genome shotgun sequence DNA region includes the following protein-coding sequences:
- the LOC130798871 gene encoding serine/threonine-protein phosphatase 7 long form homolog, giving the protein MDPAAPGPLDPSVLTMQASHRSSVLWDVQVSDTETIYTRHPDSAPWAIDARIVPYLQLARLHDFHLIAYGRVDRALLTALVERWRQETHTFHLPIGEATVTLLDVAVLTRLPIEGHAVCIDVRQFESWQDKVHRVLGVRPPAEVTKGSSLRVTWLAQNFSQLPEGADDATVERYARAYLLYLIGAVLFSDKTGNRVQLLYLTLLDAPWEVISGYSWGSAALAYLYRRLCEASQKNVKEIAGPLIILQLWAWEHVLIGQPMRSVGRGAFAPPLLPPPHVPYGSRWSFERRSRTHTGSGVGFYRDQLDLLRADQFLWDPYPAEAYAALPQHSGILSGAWRASVPLICFDMVEVHLPERVLRQFGMVQGIPPPCDTEAELHHSRKGRDPKNWIEVNWRHVARWEHRLDLLAQGVFVGTGVSWLKVFFDGVRMLNEKGVGVAPCIGKALPEAGLSWCYE